One Streptomyces sp. CNQ-509 DNA window includes the following coding sequences:
- the fabG gene encoding 3-oxoacyl-ACP reductase FabG — translation MSDCSPTPVALVAGGSRGIGRAVALRLARDGYDIAVCYASDDSAARGVEKDISATGRRALVRRTDVADPDAVEAFVDSVEDTLGPVRAAVTSAAVLRDQPLKLMEDEDWHDVLRTNLDGVFHVCRAVVGDMVERRRGAIVTLSSVAGLHGNAGQTNYAASKAGIVGFTKSLAREVGRYGIRANTVAPGFIATDPVLALEPGIRERFEQRIALGRLGRPEEVADLVSFLVSDRAAYLTGATFTIDGGMAT, via the coding sequence ATGAGCGACTGTTCCCCGACTCCCGTCGCCCTGGTGGCGGGGGGCTCGCGCGGCATAGGGCGGGCCGTCGCCCTGCGGCTCGCCCGGGACGGCTACGACATCGCCGTCTGCTACGCCTCCGACGACTCCGCCGCCCGCGGGGTGGAGAAGGACATATCCGCCACCGGCCGCCGCGCCCTGGTCCGGCGCACCGACGTCGCCGACCCCGATGCCGTCGAGGCGTTCGTCGACTCCGTCGAGGACACCCTCGGGCCCGTGCGTGCCGCCGTCACCTCCGCGGCCGTGCTACGCGACCAGCCCCTGAAGCTGATGGAGGACGAGGACTGGCACGACGTGCTGCGCACCAATCTCGACGGCGTCTTCCACGTCTGCCGCGCCGTCGTCGGGGACATGGTCGAACGCCGTCGCGGCGCGATCGTCACCCTGTCCTCCGTCGCCGGTCTGCACGGCAACGCGGGACAGACCAACTACGCCGCCTCCAAGGCCGGGATCGTCGGTTTCACCAAGTCCCTGGCCCGCGAGGTCGGCCGGTACGGCATCCGGGCCAACACGGTCGCACCGGGCTTCATCGCCACCGACCCCGTCCTCGCCCTGGAACCCGGCATCCGCGAGCGGTTCGAGCAGCGCATCGCTCTCGGCCGGCTCGGCCGTCCCGAAGAGGTAGCCGACCTCGTGTCGTTCCTGGTCTCGGACCGGGCGGCCTACCTCACGGGCGCCACCTTCACCATCGACGGCGGCATGGCCACCTGA
- a CDS encoding ferredoxin: protein MRIEADTDTCVGSGMCALTTPELFDQSDKDGTVVLLRSVPTDVQLKDAEDAVRRCPSGALSLTD from the coding sequence ATGCGCATCGAAGCCGACACCGACACCTGTGTCGGCTCGGGTATGTGCGCCCTGACCACACCCGAGCTGTTCGACCAGTCGGACAAGGACGGAACAGTCGTGCTGCTGCGGTCCGTACCGACGGACGTGCAGCTCAAGGATGCCGAGGACGCGGTACGTCGCTGCCCTTCCGGCGCACTGAGCCTGACGGACTGA
- a CDS encoding thioesterase II family protein yields MPGGRETKEDGKVRNPWFGRNEPGQEAAVRLFCLPYAGGSAAAYRDWHDLAPPGIQVCPLELPGRGGRILEPPMTRLPQLAGALADALSPHLDRPFAVFGHSMGGLLAFELTRTLRRRRRPLPAHLFVSATAAPDVPRTRPPVHQASDADVVGELRTLGGTPRELLEDEELMRLMLPTIRADFSVLENYRYGPEPPLPVPLTVLGGADDPLVPVPDLEGWRRQTDGDAGLRLLQGGHFFLHPADGVMAVIAEAVGIPASATPTP; encoded by the coding sequence ATGCCCGGCGGCCGCGAGACGAAGGAGGACGGAAAGGTGCGCAACCCGTGGTTCGGCCGCAACGAGCCCGGACAGGAGGCCGCGGTCCGGCTGTTCTGCCTGCCCTACGCCGGCGGCAGCGCCGCCGCCTACCGCGACTGGCACGACCTGGCGCCACCCGGCATCCAGGTCTGCCCGCTCGAACTGCCGGGCCGCGGTGGCCGCATCCTGGAGCCGCCGATGACCAGGCTGCCGCAGCTCGCGGGTGCCCTGGCCGACGCGCTCTCTCCCCACCTGGACCGGCCCTTCGCCGTGTTCGGCCACAGCATGGGCGGCCTGCTCGCGTTCGAACTGACCAGGACCCTGCGCCGCCGCAGACGGCCGCTGCCCGCCCACCTGTTCGTGTCCGCCACCGCCGCGCCTGACGTCCCCCGCACCCGGCCCCCGGTGCACCAGGCGTCCGACGCCGACGTCGTCGGCGAACTGCGCACACTCGGCGGCACTCCGCGCGAGCTGCTCGAAGACGAGGAGCTGATGAGGCTGATGTTGCCCACGATCCGGGCCGACTTCTCGGTGCTGGAGAACTACCGGTACGGCCCCGAGCCGCCGCTGCCGGTCCCCCTCACCGTGCTCGGCGGCGCCGACGACCCGCTCGTGCCCGTACCCGACCTGGAGGGCTGGCGCCGCCAGACCGACGGGGACGCCGGCCTGCGCCTCCTGCAAGGGGGGCATTTCTTCCTCCACCCCGCCGACGGCGTCATGGCAGTCATCGCCGAGGCGGTCGGCATTCCCGCATCCGCCACCCCGACCCCCTGA
- a CDS encoding non-ribosomal peptide synthetase encodes MTEIDLTSLTAEQKRKLLAERLRRTHGNLPPPRARRFAASFPQQRMWFLDQLNPGSAAYNIPAAVRLHGPLDVEIWRRCLAEIVRRHESLRTTFDEVEGEPVQVVHDAGELELTVEECGHLRGPGGEAGIEELARQEFARPFDLGTGPLMRMRFLRLSADEHILLLTMHHIVADLWSTSVLFGELVALYQGYLTGTEAKLPDLPVQYADYAAWQRKKLAGSGMAADLAYWKGELQGAAPILELPTDRPRPAVLGTAGGSRPFHLSAAVMNGVRELSRSAGVTPFMTLLAAYVVLLHRYSRQEDVVVGVPVANRGQSEVERLIGYFVNTLAIRSDVSGNPSFTELLGRVRGAALGAFAHQEVPFERLVEELQPERDLSRSPVFQVSFVFQNIPMPEFEAGGLRLELMEVPGSTARFDLELQVFEQGDALSGWFEYNTELFDAATIDRMAGHLKVLLDNLLADPEQPVLDVALLTGEEDREQRRERADTRSEWPDPLLTHQRIEQQAALRPDAEAVYCRGETLTYAQLDASANRLARRLKRLGVGRDVLVGICLERSLDMVVAVLAVLKAGGAYVPIDPELPRDRMGFMIGDAGLPVLITQRSVAPALPESGAATLCLDELRDEIAAEPAEVLGEPVAGTDLAYVIYTSGSTGRPKGVQLPHRALRNLFWAMKQWPGIDAGDSLLAVTTLSFDIATLELLLPLVEGARVVLATREVATDGRLLAEEMAATGATMMQATPSTWRMLLDAGWPGRPGLRGLICGEALPPDLARRLLAKGVDLWNMYGPSETTIYSLGTRIVDDTITIGGPIANTEVHILDPEGRPVPPGVPGELCIGGDGLARGYLGRPELTAKQFVRNPFSSGPDDRLYRTGDLVRRRVDGRVDYLGRLDHQVKLRGYRIELGEIETVLMWQGQVKESVVVVREDRPGDQRLVAYLVADPAAGPVEELTRRLRGALNDKLPAYMVPSAFVFLDALPRTPSGKTDRGALPAPEPGRARAATAYAAPRDAEEKALCALFAQVLNLSEVGIDDNFFDLGGHSLLATRLVAKIRGVLGVEVPVRGLFERPTVARLAEVLRQGGTDARPALVPMTRPDPLPQSFAQRRLWFLHQMEGPSPTYNLPVVLRLTGTLDVDCLRAALADVVARHESLRTVFPDEGAVPCQHVLAPEQARPALPVTEVDAGDLNDAVAAAVRHPFDLTAEIPLHAELFTAGTGEHVLVVVVHHIAADGWSLAPLRYDLAVAYRARLAGHPPEWAPLPVQYADYTLWQREHLGAHDDPGSTWSYQLDHWRGALDGLPERIALPVDRPHPAEASHDGDTLTFRWDVDLHEGLARLARGCDVSMFMVLNAALAVLLRRLGAGADIPVGVATAGRDDQATENLVGFFANTLVLRTQLSDRQTFRELLGAVRERTLDALAHRDIPFEALVDSLRPARSMAHHPLVQVMLSWQSVTGESPGLPGVEVTPMVTGTGTARMDLVFLLHERLAAGGKPDGIDGGIEYNADVFDHETIRTMAHRLRQVLVAMIGDPDRPIGDVDVLTPAERHRVLHEWNGPAGEEPVATLPELFEAQAARTPDAVAVRHGEERLTYAELAAAADRLAVRLRELGIGAGGAEDAVCLLMERSVRLPVAILAVVKAGGVYVPLDPRYPGSRMRLIMADTGARVLLVDGEGPEHDVPAGVRVVDVAAEPPAGEGGARGAVGLVPAGGPDRVAYVMYTSGSTGRPKGVAVTHRNVASLAADRAWRGGNHSRVLMHSPAAFDASTYELWVPLLSGGEVVVAPAGELDPDTLVRTIGERRVTAVFLTTALFNLLMERDPAALAGVAEVWTGGEAHSPLAFTKALAAWPRTSLTHVYGPTEATTFAVRQTTREVVDGIVPIGTPMDDTRAYVLDERLRPVPPGVPGELYLAGTGLARGYLGQPGLTAARFVACPYGAPGSRMYRTGDLVRRDADGRIVYVGRTDDQVKIRGFRIEPGEIEQALDAHPAVAGAAVVVREKPAGGKDLVGYVVPARGTRPEPAELRAFAAERLPQYMVPVAVVVLDAFPMTSNGKLDRRALPAPDLGAGSGSRAAETPVERTLASVYAEVLGVPGVGAEAGFFDLGGDSIQATQLVAQARTAGLVFTVRDVFVHQTVAGIAQVARPAGEDAGVSAADVGTGDVPLLPVMERQRQLGGSVVGFDLSATVGLPVDVDEERLTAVLQAVVDRHDALRTRLVTGPDGQWSLYADEPGAVRVAEVLRRVATGGLTDAEAHALIAEETAAARRRLDPAAGAMLQPVWFDAGAGRPGRLLLAVHHFAVDGVSWRILLTDLAAAWDAVAAGREPDLAPVATSLRGWAARVVSAASTTRHRAELPVWEGVLRDAAPLVAGDLDADRDVTGTEGRLSVTLPAEDTATLVGQASAVFRRGIQDVLLTAFGLALRRWRARRTDAGDGPVVLDVESHGRHEHLVEGTDLSRTVGWFTSVHPVRLDFGRLTWAEVTEAGSGLAAAVADTGRQLRSIPESGLGYGLLRYLDADTAPALAELPAPQVLFNYLGRAPVTDELKPWMPLREDGTGGTSAVRPLLHPLEVNAVTQDGPDGPKLVADWSWAGSLLTEDEVRELADTWFDALRAVARCARAVGDGAVEPVPEDKERATAADAADLLHAPIPRADRGDGAGLSFGQLEFLLQPVGPDHPHHGVITAWRVRGELDVAALRRGLDDLVRRHDILRTRYVRQGSATRQFADGTPAWPIDTVDLRAHRGKAQDEKLRELLTAETERPFRIDGGNLVRGLLVRLSDQEHALVLVAHHILVDHWGFIVIVDELSELYAAHTSGRQPKLPEVVVQHLDYAAWEQVLLASGALDEHIEHWRRELDGAARTFDFDAPAHQLDDSVDGYTHTTVIGAEAMAAVREAARREGVTLFMMLMSAFHVLLHCYSDATDIAVSHPLAGRERPETKSMVGPFINVILNRSRMADDPTFRELAQQVLQAELDAYAHQNVPMRALIHDGVIGDGNQLPLRVMLNLLGVPSTTLALDGLDVTPLDVRIGDETPLPELIAAIEPHNVDLYLVAREVAGELRGLWVYSPDCVPPPVMGTLVRQWPRVLELVARHPEFTVSQLRDRLRDGEGEASGEQ; translated from the coding sequence ATGACCGAGATCGACCTGACCAGCCTCACGGCTGAGCAGAAGCGTAAACTCCTGGCGGAGCGGCTGCGGCGTACCCATGGCAATCTCCCGCCGCCCCGCGCGCGGCGCTTCGCCGCATCGTTCCCCCAGCAGCGGATGTGGTTCCTGGACCAGCTCAACCCGGGCAGCGCCGCCTACAACATCCCGGCGGCGGTGCGCCTGCACGGCCCGCTGGACGTGGAGATCTGGCGCCGTTGCCTGGCCGAGATCGTCCGCAGGCACGAGTCGCTGCGCACCACGTTCGACGAGGTCGAGGGCGAGCCGGTGCAGGTCGTGCACGACGCCGGCGAGCTGGAGCTGACCGTCGAGGAGTGCGGACACCTGCGCGGCCCCGGCGGCGAGGCGGGCATCGAGGAGCTGGCGCGCCAGGAGTTCGCCCGGCCCTTCGACCTCGGCACCGGGCCGCTCATGCGGATGAGGTTCCTGCGGCTGTCCGCCGACGAGCACATCCTGCTGCTCACCATGCACCACATCGTCGCCGACCTGTGGTCGACCTCGGTGCTCTTCGGGGAACTGGTCGCCCTCTACCAGGGCTACCTCACCGGCACAGAAGCCAAGCTGCCGGACCTGCCCGTCCAGTACGCCGACTACGCGGCCTGGCAGCGCAAGAAGCTGGCGGGCTCCGGTATGGCCGCCGACTTGGCGTACTGGAAGGGGGAGCTCCAGGGAGCCGCACCGATCCTGGAGCTCCCCACCGACCGGCCGCGGCCCGCCGTGCTGGGCACGGCCGGCGGCTCCCGGCCCTTCCACCTCTCCGCCGCCGTGATGAACGGCGTGCGCGAACTCAGCCGCAGCGCCGGCGTCACCCCGTTCATGACCCTGCTCGCGGCCTACGTCGTACTGCTGCACCGGTACAGCAGGCAGGAGGACGTCGTCGTCGGTGTGCCCGTGGCCAACCGCGGGCAGTCTGAGGTCGAGCGGCTCATCGGCTACTTCGTCAACACGCTCGCGATCCGCAGCGACGTCTCGGGCAACCCGTCCTTCACCGAGCTGCTCGGCCGGGTCCGAGGCGCGGCTCTCGGCGCCTTCGCCCACCAGGAGGTGCCGTTCGAGCGGCTGGTGGAGGAGCTGCAGCCGGAGCGGGACCTGTCCCGGTCGCCGGTCTTCCAGGTGTCGTTCGTCTTCCAGAACATCCCGATGCCCGAGTTCGAGGCCGGCGGGCTGCGCCTGGAGCTGATGGAGGTGCCCGGCTCCACCGCGCGGTTCGACCTCGAACTGCAGGTGTTCGAGCAGGGAGACGCGCTCAGCGGCTGGTTCGAGTACAACACCGAGTTGTTCGACGCCGCCACCATCGACCGCATGGCCGGCCACCTGAAGGTGCTGCTGGACAACCTGCTCGCCGACCCGGAGCAGCCGGTCCTGGACGTCGCGCTGCTGACCGGGGAGGAGGATCGCGAGCAGCGCAGGGAGCGGGCGGACACCCGCAGCGAGTGGCCCGACCCACTCCTCACCCACCAGCGCATCGAGCAGCAGGCAGCGCTGAGACCGGACGCCGAGGCGGTGTACTGCCGGGGCGAGACGCTCACCTACGCCCAGCTCGATGCGTCCGCCAACCGGCTGGCCCGCAGGCTGAAGCGTCTCGGCGTCGGGCGCGACGTGCTGGTCGGGATCTGCCTGGAGCGCTCCCTCGACATGGTCGTCGCGGTGCTGGCCGTGCTCAAGGCGGGCGGCGCCTACGTGCCGATCGACCCGGAACTGCCCCGCGACCGCATGGGGTTCATGATCGGGGACGCCGGGCTGCCCGTCCTCATCACCCAGCGCTCCGTGGCACCGGCCCTGCCGGAGTCCGGAGCCGCCACACTGTGCCTGGACGAACTGCGCGACGAGATCGCCGCCGAGCCCGCCGAGGTGCTCGGCGAGCCGGTCGCGGGCACGGACCTCGCCTACGTGATCTACACATCCGGGTCCACCGGCCGCCCCAAGGGCGTCCAACTGCCGCACCGCGCGCTGCGCAACCTCTTCTGGGCCATGAAGCAGTGGCCGGGCATCGACGCCGGTGACAGCCTGCTGGCGGTCACCACGCTGTCGTTCGACATCGCGACCCTGGAACTGCTGCTCCCTCTGGTCGAGGGCGCCCGGGTCGTGCTCGCCACCCGGGAGGTGGCCACCGACGGCAGGCTGCTGGCCGAGGAGATGGCCGCCACCGGCGCGACCATGATGCAGGCGACCCCGTCGACATGGCGCATGCTCCTCGACGCCGGCTGGCCGGGCCGTCCCGGGCTGCGCGGGCTCATCTGCGGCGAGGCGCTCCCGCCCGACCTGGCACGCCGCCTGCTGGCCAAGGGCGTGGACCTGTGGAACATGTACGGGCCGAGCGAGACCACCATCTACTCGCTGGGCACCAGGATCGTGGACGACACGATCACCATCGGCGGGCCGATCGCCAACACCGAGGTGCACATCCTCGACCCCGAAGGCCGCCCGGTGCCGCCGGGTGTTCCCGGCGAGTTGTGCATCGGCGGGGACGGGCTGGCGCGTGGATACCTCGGCCGGCCGGAGCTGACGGCGAAGCAGTTCGTCCGGAACCCGTTCTCGTCCGGCCCGGATGACCGCCTGTACCGGACCGGTGATCTGGTGCGCCGCCGGGTCGACGGCAGAGTCGACTACCTCGGCAGGCTGGACCATCAGGTCAAGCTGCGCGGCTACCGGATCGAACTCGGCGAGATCGAAACCGTGCTGATGTGGCAGGGGCAGGTGAAGGAATCGGTGGTGGTGGTCCGCGAGGACCGGCCCGGTGACCAGCGCCTTGTCGCCTACCTGGTTGCGGACCCGGCGGCCGGCCCCGTCGAGGAGCTGACCCGCCGTCTGCGGGGCGCGCTCAACGACAAGCTGCCCGCGTACATGGTTCCGTCCGCGTTCGTGTTCCTCGACGCGCTGCCGCGCACCCCCAGCGGGAAGACCGACCGCGGCGCGCTCCCCGCACCCGAGCCGGGCCGGGCCCGCGCGGCCACCGCGTACGCGGCGCCCCGCGACGCCGAGGAGAAGGCTCTGTGCGCGCTCTTCGCCCAGGTGCTGAACCTGTCCGAGGTCGGCATCGACGACAACTTCTTCGACCTCGGCGGGCACTCGCTGCTGGCCACCCGCCTGGTGGCGAAGATCCGCGGGGTGCTCGGCGTCGAAGTGCCGGTGCGCGGCCTCTTCGAGAGGCCGACCGTGGCCCGGCTGGCCGAGGTACTGCGGCAGGGCGGCACAGACGCGCGGCCTGCGCTGGTCCCCATGACACGGCCCGACCCGCTGCCGCAGTCGTTCGCCCAGCGCCGGCTGTGGTTCCTGCACCAGATGGAAGGCCCTTCACCTACGTACAACCTTCCGGTGGTGCTGCGCCTCACCGGCACGCTGGACGTGGACTGCCTGCGGGCCGCGCTCGCCGACGTGGTCGCGCGCCACGAGTCACTGCGCACCGTCTTCCCGGACGAGGGAGCCGTGCCGTGCCAGCACGTCCTGGCTCCCGAACAGGCGCGGCCCGCGCTGCCGGTGACCGAGGTCGACGCCGGGGACCTGAACGACGCGGTGGCCGCGGCGGTACGGCACCCGTTCGACCTGACGGCGGAGATCCCGCTGCACGCCGAGCTGTTCACCGCCGGCACGGGCGAGCACGTGCTGGTCGTCGTCGTCCACCACATCGCGGCCGACGGCTGGTCGCTGGCGCCGCTGCGGTACGACCTGGCAGTCGCCTACCGCGCGCGGCTGGCCGGTCACCCGCCCGAGTGGGCGCCGCTGCCCGTGCAGTACGCCGACTACACCCTGTGGCAGCGCGAGCACCTCGGCGCGCATGACGATCCCGGGAGCACGTGGTCGTACCAGCTCGACCACTGGCGCGGTGCGCTGGACGGCCTGCCCGAGCGGATCGCCCTCCCGGTCGACCGGCCGCACCCGGCCGAGGCGTCGCACGACGGGGACACGCTCACCTTCCGGTGGGACGTGGACCTGCACGAGGGCCTGGCCCGCCTGGCGCGCGGCTGCGACGTCAGCATGTTCATGGTCCTCAACGCGGCGCTGGCGGTGCTCCTCCGCCGCCTCGGCGCCGGGGCGGACATCCCCGTCGGCGTGGCCACCGCGGGCAGGGACGACCAGGCCACCGAGAACCTCGTCGGCTTCTTCGCCAACACCCTCGTGCTGCGCACACAGCTCTCCGACCGCCAGACCTTCCGGGAACTGCTCGGTGCGGTACGGGAACGGACCCTCGACGCGCTCGCGCACCGGGACATCCCGTTCGAGGCACTCGTCGACAGTCTGCGGCCGGCCCGGTCGATGGCCCACCACCCGCTCGTGCAGGTCATGCTCTCCTGGCAGAGCGTGACCGGCGAGAGCCCCGGGCTGCCCGGGGTCGAGGTGACGCCGATGGTGACGGGCACCGGCACGGCGAGGATGGACCTGGTCTTCCTCCTGCACGAGCGCCTCGCGGCCGGCGGCAAGCCGGACGGCATCGACGGCGGCATCGAGTACAACGCCGATGTCTTCGACCACGAGACGATACGCACCATGGCGCACCGGCTGCGCCAGGTGCTGGTGGCCATGATCGGCGACCCGGACCGGCCGATCGGCGATGTCGACGTACTCACCCCGGCCGAGCGGCACCGCGTGCTCCACGAGTGGAACGGCCCGGCCGGCGAGGAGCCCGTGGCCACCCTGCCCGAGCTCTTCGAGGCGCAGGCGGCCCGTACTCCGGACGCCGTCGCGGTCCGCCACGGCGAGGAGCGGCTGACCTACGCGGAACTGGCCGCCGCCGCGGACCGGCTCGCCGTGCGGTTGCGCGAGCTGGGGATCGGCGCCGGCGGCGCAGAGGACGCGGTGTGCCTGCTGATGGAGCGCTCCGTACGGCTGCCCGTGGCGATCCTCGCCGTGGTCAAGGCCGGCGGCGTGTACGTACCGCTGGACCCCCGCTATCCCGGGTCGCGCATGCGGCTGATCATGGCCGACACCGGGGCGCGCGTGCTCCTCGTGGACGGGGAGGGGCCGGAACACGACGTCCCCGCCGGGGTGCGTGTGGTCGACGTGGCCGCAGAACCGCCCGCAGGGGAGGGCGGTGCGCGGGGCGCCGTCGGCCTCGTGCCCGCGGGCGGTCCCGACCGGGTGGCCTACGTGATGTACACCTCCGGGTCCACCGGGCGGCCGAAGGGCGTGGCGGTCACCCACCGGAACGTGGCGAGCCTGGCCGCCGACCGCGCGTGGCGCGGCGGCAACCACTCGCGCGTTCTGATGCATTCCCCGGCCGCGTTCGACGCCTCCACCTACGAGCTGTGGGTGCCGCTGCTGTCCGGCGGTGAGGTGGTCGTCGCACCGGCCGGTGAACTCGATCCCGACACCCTGGTGCGTACCATCGGCGAACGCCGCGTCACCGCCGTGTTCCTCACGACCGCGCTCTTCAACCTGCTGATGGAACGCGATCCCGCTGCGCTGGCCGGCGTGGCGGAGGTGTGGACCGGCGGCGAGGCCCACTCGCCCCTCGCGTTCACGAAGGCGCTGGCGGCCTGGCCGCGGACCTCGCTCACGCACGTGTACGGGCCCACGGAAGCGACGACCTTCGCCGTCCGGCAGACCACCCGCGAGGTGGTCGACGGCATCGTGCCGATCGGCACACCGATGGACGACACCCGGGCGTACGTGCTCGACGAACGGCTCCGGCCGGTGCCGCCCGGCGTCCCCGGCGAGTTGTACCTCGCCGGAACGGGCCTGGCCCGCGGCTACCTCGGACAACCCGGGCTGACGGCCGCGCGCTTCGTCGCCTGCCCGTACGGCGCACCGGGCTCTCGCATGTACCGGACCGGTGACCTGGTCCGCCGTGACGCGGACGGGCGGATCGTGTACGTCGGCCGGACCGACGATCAGGTGAAGATCCGCGGCTTCCGCATCGAACCGGGCGAGATCGAGCAGGCCCTCGACGCGCACCCCGCCGTGGCGGGCGCAGCGGTGGTCGTACGGGAGAAGCCCGCCGGGGGGAAGGACCTGGTCGGCTACGTCGTACCCGCCCGGGGGACCCGCCCCGAGCCCGCCGAGTTGCGGGCGTTCGCGGCCGAGCGGCTGCCGCAGTACATGGTGCCTGTCGCGGTGGTGGTGCTCGACGCCTTCCCGATGACGAGCAACGGCAAGCTCGACCGCCGCGCGCTGCCCGCACCGGACCTCGGCGCGGGCAGCGGATCCCGAGCGGCGGAGACGCCGGTCGAGCGGACGCTCGCCTCGGTGTACGCCGAGGTCCTGGGAGTTCCCGGGGTCGGCGCCGAAGCCGGCTTCTTCGACCTGGGCGGGGACAGCATCCAGGCCACCCAACTGGTCGCGCAGGCCCGCACGGCCGGACTGGTGTTCACCGTCCGGGACGTGTTCGTGCACCAGACGGTGGCCGGCATCGCGCAGGTGGCCCGGCCGGCCGGCGAGGACGCCGGCGTGAGCGCCGCGGACGTCGGCACCGGCGACGTCCCGCTGCTGCCCGTGATGGAACGGCAGCGGCAACTCGGCGGCTCGGTGGTCGGCTTCGACCTGTCCGCAACCGTCGGCCTGCCGGTGGACGTGGACGAGGAGCGGCTGACCGCGGTGCTGCAAGCGGTCGTCGACCGGCACGACGCGTTGCGCACCCGGCTGGTGACCGGCCCCGACGGGCAATGGTCCCTGTACGCCGACGAACCCGGCGCCGTACGGGTCGCGGAGGTGCTGCGCCGCGTCGCCACCGGCGGGCTGACGGACGCCGAGGCCCATGCGCTCATCGCCGAGGAGACCGCCGCCGCCAGACGCCGGCTCGATCCCGCCGCGGGCGCCATGCTCCAGCCCGTGTGGTTCGACGCCGGAGCCGGCCGACCGGGCAGGCTCCTGCTCGCCGTGCACCACTTCGCGGTCGACGGAGTGTCGTGGAGGATCCTGCTGACCGACCTCGCCGCGGCCTGGGACGCGGTGGCCGCGGGCCGCGAGCCGGACCTCGCTCCCGTGGCGACGTCGCTGCGCGGCTGGGCGGCCCGGGTCGTCTCCGCCGCGAGCACGACACGGCACCGTGCCGAACTCCCCGTGTGGGAGGGCGTCCTGCGGGACGCCGCGCCGCTGGTGGCCGGGGATCTGGACGCGGACCGCGACGTCACCGGCACGGAGGGGCGGCTGTCGGTGACCCTGCCGGCCGAGGACACCGCGACGCTGGTCGGTCAGGCGTCCGCGGTGTTCCGCCGCGGCATCCAGGACGTGCTGCTGACCGCCTTCGGGCTCGCCCTCCGGCGGTGGCGCGCCCGCAGGACGGACGCGGGTGACGGTCCGGTGGTGCTGGACGTGGAGAGCCACGGCAGGCACGAGCACCTCGTCGAGGGCACCGACCTGTCCCGTACGGTGGGCTGGTTCACCAGCGTCCACCCCGTCCGTCTCGACTTCGGCCGGCTGACCTGGGCCGAGGTGACCGAGGCGGGCAGCGGGCTGGCGGCCGCGGTCGCGGACACCGGCAGGCAGTTGAGGTCGATCCCGGAGAGCGGCCTCGGCTACGGGCTGCTGCGCTATCTCGACGCGGACACCGCGCCTGCCCTTGCCGAACTGCCCGCGCCGCAGGTGCTCTTCAACTACCTCGGCCGTGCGCCCGTCACCGACGAGCTGAAGCCGTGGATGCCGCTGCGCGAGGACGGCACGGGCGGCACCAGCGCGGTCCGGCCGCTGCTCCATCCCCTGGAGGTCAACGCCGTCACGCAGGACGGCCCGGACGGCCCCAAGCTGGTCGCCGACTGGAGCTGGGCGGGTTCGCTCCTCACCGAGGACGAGGTGCGCGAACTGGCGGACACCTGGTTCGACGCACTGCGCGCCGTCGCCCGGTGCGCCCGTGCGGTCGGGGACGGCGCGGTGGAGCCGGTCCCGGAGGACAAGGAACGCGCCACCGCCGCCGACGCGGCCGACCTGCTCCACGCGCCCATTCCCAGGGCAGACCGGGGCGATGGCGCCGGACTCTCCTTCGGGCAACTGGAGTTCCTGCTCCAGCCCGTGGGTCCCGACCACCCGCATCACGGCGTCATCACCGCATGGCGGGTACGCGGCGAGCTGGACGTCGCCGCGCTGCGGCGCGGTCTCGACGACCTGGTGCGGCGGCACGACATCCTGCGCACCCGCTACGTCCGGCAGGGCTCGGCGACCCGGCAGTTCGCCGACGGCACGCCCGCCTGGCCGATCGACACCGTCGACCTGCGTGCGCACCGGGGGAAGGCCCAGGACGAGAAGCTGCGTGAGCTGCTCACCGCGGAGACGGAGCGGCCCTTCCGTATCGACGGCGGGAACCTCGTCCGCGGTCTGCTCGTGCGCCTCTCCGATCAGGAGCACGCGCTGGTACTCGTGGCCCACCACATCCTGGTGGACCACTGGGGCTTCATCGTCATCGTCGACGAGCTGTCGGAGCTGTACGCGGCCCACACCTCCGGGCGGCAGCCGAAGCTCCCCGAGGTGGTCGTCCAGCACCTGGACTACGCGGCGTGGGAGCAGGTCCTGCTGGCCTCCGGCGCACTCGACGAGCACATCGAGCACTGGCGAAGGGAACTGGACGGCGCGGCACGCACGTTCGACTTCGACGCGCCGGCGCACCAACTCGACGACTCCGTCGACGGTTACACCCACACCACCGTGATCGGCGCGGAGGCCATGGCGGCGGTGCGGGAGGCCGCCCGCCGCGAGGGCGTGACCCTGTTCATGATGCTGATGTCCGCGTTCCACGTACTGCTGCACTGCTACTCGGACGCGACGGACATCGCGGTCAGCCACCCCCTTGCCGGCCGGGAACGACCGGAGACCAAGTCGATGGTCGGCCCGTTCATCAACGTCATCCTCAACAGGTCCCGGATGGCGGACGACCCGACCTTCCGCGAGCTGGCCCAGCAGGTCCTGCAGGCCGAGCTCGACGCGTACGCGCACCAGAACGTGCCGATGCGTGCGCTGATCCACGACGGCGTCATCGGGGACGGCAACCAGTTGCCCCTGCGGGTGATGCTCAACCTGCTCGGCGTACCCAGCACCACACTGGCTCTGGACGGACTCGACGTGACGCCGCTGGACGTGCGGATCGGCGACGAGACCCCGCTTCCGGAGCTGATCGCCGCCATCGAGCCGCACAACGTCGACCTCTACCTGGTGGCCCGCGAGGTGGCGGGCGAACTGCGCGGCTTGTGGGTGTACTCGCCGGACTGCGTTCCGCCGCCGGTGATGGGCACGCTGGTGCGCCAGTGGCCGCGGGTGCTGGAGCTGGTCGCACGGCACCCGGAGTTCACGGTCTCGCAGCTCCGCGACCGCCTGCGGGATGGCGAGGGCGAGGCATCCGGCGAGCAGTAA